A region of Nodularia sp. LEGE 06071 DNA encodes the following proteins:
- a CDS encoding PfaB family protein: protein MQKIAIIGLSSLFPDAKNPDEFWQNLVSQKDATSSATIAEIGVDPTIFYNPLKGTADKTYSLKGGYIRDFEFDASEYNLPSELIAGLDDTFKWSLYAAKQAIKNSGYWGKQNLLAKCGVILGNLSFPTKLSHQLFSPIYQQAIAPAVKELLQHENFDLATLPTATKASLYNAMISGLPASIVAQALSLSRINLCLDAACSSSFYAIKLASHYLSSHKADMMLAGAISCADSLFVRMLFSGVQGFAEDGTSRPLDKTSRGLIPSDGVGMVVLKRYTDAVRDNDNILATICGNGLSNDGKGKHLLSPNTKGQVLAFERAYKEAQISPQSIDYLECHATGTLLGDTTELNSIATFFGQHQASPLVGSAKANVGHLLTAAGMVGLTKVILSMSQGVIPPTINVDVPLASDNNVISSDNIVRKATAWPHNNTPIKRAAISAFGFGGTNSHLIIEQGNTAPDISANAPVEQAKVAIVGMDAFFGGCNGLDAFERSIYEGKQHFIPLPPSRWQGIDEQTDLLQEYGLEDGKPPIGAYIQDFDIDTLACKVPPNEVEKLNPQQLLLLKVANRAVEDAGLKEGENVAVIVAAETELSVHQLQQRWDLSWQVKEGLLADNIALPDADLAQLESVVKDSIHHTVETGEYVSHIANIMAGRISALWNFTGPAFTMTAGENSALKALEVAQMLLASGEVEAVVLGAIDLAGGVENVLLRSQLAKINQGINTLSFDENADGWMIGEGAGAVVLKRHDTAQQDNHKIYAVLDAISFAEATNDACQQAFDIAKIQPQEINYVEVFGSGIPQQDEAEITGLLQAYPPTGNGLQCAIGSVKANIGHTYTASGIASLIKTALCLYYRYIPATPQWSGAKTPEKWSGSPFYVATESRPWFVDKGGTRRIAAINGIGIDETYAHVILSEDPDQEERDTRYLQQMPFHLFPVAAESQNNLQEVLNSLEKSIADSSCLSTTASQTFTTFKEHSESKYALTITGRNKKEILKQIDAARKGVNTAFEKGTDWLTPLGSYFTAKPLGKTASVAYVYPAAVNSYIGIGRTVFRLFPKVFEDLKSNNLYNRAADVEKLVYPRSFPKLATRQLETLEKELLDDSLGMFESEIAFARYMTAIFRDDFQVKPKCVFGYSLGETSMMVAQGVWSDFEGGSNILNSSPLFGDKLSGAKNAVRQYWGLTNSTELQDDNFWATYVLMATPSQVEECLKHEPRVYLTQINTPEEVLIAGEKTACQRVIKTLGCNSFPAPFDHVIHCEAMRSEYEEIAKVNSLPTQNLPDTTFYSAAEYQPIKLDRDVIANSIATGLCQQLDFPQLVNRVYDDGVKIFVEAGAGGVCSRWISKILENKEHITVSLNRRGMDDHTSMVKALAKLVSHRVNLDLSPLYNLSTATTKQNKLTIRTITLGGKSIAGAILSEENRKYFQNIASNLNSYRVEKLHQNILFPSESDNINSPAQPAEDSTKNIMEHGFEPPEELQSSESTVLGQKTLQPIVSSPTTNHQLDNTIRMSELNKTQYQKLSDNNYRITQNHTAFLQARKDFSKQMSEIIQLQLVCAENLLNEES, encoded by the coding sequence ATGCAAAAAATAGCCATCATCGGATTATCCAGCCTATTTCCCGATGCTAAAAACCCTGACGAATTTTGGCAGAATCTTGTTTCCCAAAAAGATGCCACATCATCAGCAACCATCGCCGAAATTGGCGTAGATCCCACTATTTTTTACAACCCACTTAAAGGCACAGCAGATAAAACCTATTCCCTCAAAGGTGGCTACATTCGGGACTTTGAATTTGATGCTTCTGAATATAACCTCCCCTCAGAATTAATAGCAGGTTTAGACGATACCTTCAAATGGTCATTATATGCAGCCAAACAAGCCATTAAGAATAGTGGCTACTGGGGTAAGCAAAACCTCCTCGCTAAATGTGGCGTAATTCTAGGTAATCTGTCATTCCCAACCAAACTTTCCCATCAATTATTCTCCCCTATTTATCAGCAAGCGATCGCACCTGCTGTTAAAGAACTTTTGCAGCATGAAAACTTTGATTTAGCGACCTTACCCACAGCAACCAAAGCATCACTTTACAATGCGATGATTTCCGGCTTACCAGCATCAATAGTTGCTCAAGCCTTATCACTATCTAGAATTAACTTATGTCTAGATGCGGCTTGTTCATCCTCATTTTATGCGATCAAATTAGCCTCTCATTACCTATCATCCCATAAAGCTGACATGATGTTAGCCGGAGCCATCAGTTGTGCAGACTCGTTATTTGTGCGAATGCTCTTTTCTGGTGTCCAAGGTTTTGCAGAAGACGGTACAAGTCGCCCTCTAGATAAGACATCCAGAGGACTAATTCCCAGTGACGGTGTAGGAATGGTAGTTCTAAAAAGATACACCGATGCTGTCAGAGATAATGACAATATTCTCGCCACAATTTGCGGTAATGGACTCTCCAACGATGGTAAAGGTAAGCACTTACTCAGCCCCAATACCAAAGGACAAGTCCTCGCCTTTGAACGAGCCTATAAAGAAGCTCAAATTAGTCCCCAAAGCATTGATTATCTAGAATGTCATGCTACCGGGACATTATTAGGCGATACAACAGAACTCAACTCCATAGCTACCTTTTTCGGACAACATCAAGCCTCACCATTAGTAGGTTCTGCTAAAGCCAACGTCGGGCATTTATTAACGGCTGCTGGGATGGTAGGCTTAACAAAAGTAATTCTGAGTATGTCTCAGGGAGTAATTCCACCTACTATTAATGTTGATGTCCCCTTAGCCTCAGACAATAATGTTATTTCCAGCGATAATATTGTCAGAAAAGCCACAGCCTGGCCTCACAACAACACACCCATTAAACGAGCAGCTATCAGCGCTTTTGGTTTTGGGGGTACTAATTCCCATTTAATTATTGAACAAGGAAACACAGCCCCAGATATTAGTGCAAATGCACCTGTAGAACAGGCTAAAGTCGCTATTGTCGGTATGGATGCTTTTTTCGGTGGCTGTAACGGATTAGATGCCTTTGAGCGCAGTATTTACGAAGGAAAACAGCATTTTATTCCTCTACCCCCTTCCAGATGGCAAGGTATAGACGAGCAAACAGACTTACTACAAGAGTATGGTTTAGAGGATGGTAAACCACCAATTGGGGCATATATCCAAGACTTTGACATTGATACTTTAGCTTGTAAGGTTCCTCCCAACGAAGTTGAAAAACTCAATCCCCAACAACTATTACTGTTAAAAGTTGCTAACCGTGCTGTTGAAGATGCAGGACTCAAAGAAGGTGAAAATGTCGCCGTAATTGTAGCAGCGGAAACCGAGCTTTCTGTGCATCAATTACAACAAAGATGGGATTTATCTTGGCAGGTGAAAGAAGGCTTACTAGCAGATAATATTGCTTTACCAGATGCAGACCTTGCCCAGTTAGAAAGCGTAGTTAAAGATAGCATTCATCATACCGTCGAAACTGGCGAGTATGTGAGTCACATCGCTAATATTATGGCAGGTCGAATTTCCGCTTTATGGAACTTCACAGGCCCCGCTTTCACAATGACGGCTGGTGAAAACTCTGCTCTTAAAGCCTTAGAAGTCGCGCAAATGCTACTTGCTTCTGGAGAAGTTGAGGCTGTAGTTTTAGGTGCGATAGATTTAGCTGGAGGTGTAGAAAATGTCTTGTTGCGGAGTCAATTAGCCAAAATCAATCAAGGCATCAACACCTTAAGTTTTGACGAAAACGCCGATGGTTGGATGATCGGAGAAGGTGCTGGTGCAGTTGTCCTCAAGCGTCATGACACGGCTCAACAAGACAACCACAAAATATATGCTGTACTTGATGCCATCAGTTTTGCAGAAGCCACAAATGATGCTTGTCAACAAGCTTTTGACATCGCCAAAATTCAACCTCAAGAAATTAACTATGTAGAAGTCTTTGGGAGTGGTATTCCGCAACAAGACGAAGCCGAAATTACAGGGTTATTACAGGCTTATCCTCCAACTGGAAACGGTTTGCAATGTGCCATTGGTAGCGTCAAGGCTAATATCGGTCATACATACACAGCATCGGGAATTGCTAGTTTAATCAAAACCGCCCTCTGTCTGTATTACAGATACATTCCTGCTACTCCTCAATGGTCTGGTGCGAAGACTCCAGAAAAATGGTCAGGTAGCCCCTTCTATGTAGCTACAGAGTCTAGACCTTGGTTTGTCGATAAAGGTGGTACGCGTCGTATAGCTGCTATCAATGGTATTGGTATAGACGAGACTTATGCTCACGTCATCTTATCAGAAGACCCAGACCAAGAAGAACGTGACACTAGGTATTTACAGCAAATGCCTTTTCATCTGTTCCCCGTAGCAGCTGAAAGTCAAAACAACTTACAAGAGGTTTTAAATAGTCTCGAAAAAAGTATTGCAGACAGTTCTTGTTTATCAACTACAGCCAGTCAAACCTTCACCACTTTTAAAGAGCATTCTGAAAGTAAATATGCTCTAACAATTACTGGACGTAACAAAAAAGAAATCCTCAAACAAATTGATGCTGCACGTAAAGGCGTAAATACTGCCTTTGAAAAAGGTACAGACTGGTTAACACCATTAGGTAGTTACTTTACAGCCAAACCGTTAGGTAAAACTGCCAGTGTCGCTTATGTTTATCCAGCCGCCGTTAATTCCTACATTGGTATTGGTCGGACAGTGTTCCGTTTATTCCCCAAAGTCTTCGAGGACTTAAAGAGTAATAACCTCTATAACCGTGCTGCTGATGTAGAGAAATTGGTTTATCCTCGCAGTTTCCCCAAACTCGCCACCAGACAACTAGAAACCCTCGAAAAAGAACTGTTAGATGATTCCCTGGGGATGTTTGAAAGTGAAATCGCCTTCGCTAGATATATGACAGCAATTTTCCGAGACGACTTTCAAGTGAAACCAAAATGTGTCTTTGGCTATAGCTTGGGTGAAACCAGCATGATGGTAGCCCAAGGAGTTTGGAGTGATTTTGAAGGCGGTAGTAATATCTTAAATTCATCACCATTATTTGGGGATAAATTATCAGGTGCTAAAAATGCTGTACGTCAGTATTGGGGCTTAACAAATAGCACCGAATTACAAGATGATAACTTCTGGGCGACTTATGTCCTCATGGCGACACCTTCCCAGGTAGAAGAATGTTTAAAACATGAGCCACGAGTTTATTTAACTCAAATCAACACACCAGAAGAAGTCTTAATTGCTGGAGAAAAAACAGCCTGTCAGAGAGTAATTAAAACTTTAGGTTGTAACTCCTTCCCCGCACCCTTCGACCATGTAATTCATTGCGAAGCTATGCGGTCAGAGTACGAAGAAATCGCCAAAGTTAATAGCTTACCTACCCAAAACCTACCAGACACAACATTTTACTCAGCCGCTGAGTACCAACCCATCAAACTTGATAGAGATGTCATAGCTAACAGCATAGCCACCGGACTTTGCCAACAACTTGACTTTCCCCAATTAGTCAACCGTGTCTATGACGATGGCGTGAAAATATTTGTCGAAGCCGGCGCTGGTGGAGTTTGTTCTCGATGGATTAGTAAAATCCTAGAAAATAAAGAACACATCACCGTATCCCTCAATCGTAGAGGTATGGATGACCACACATCAATGGTCAAAGCCTTAGCAAAACTGGTCAGTCATCGGGTGAACTTAGATTTATCACCCCTGTACAATCTCAGTACAGCCACAACCAAACAAAACAAATTAACCATAAGAACAATCACCTTGGGTGGTAAATCAATTGCAGGTGCAATTTTAAGTGAAGAAAACCGTAAATACTTCCAAAATATCGCCAGCAACCTCAACAGTTATCGGGTAGAAAAACTGCATCAAAACATACTATTTCCTAGCGAATCAGACAACATCAATTCCCCAGCCCAGCCAGCAGAAGACTCAACAAAAAATATCATGGAACACGGTTTTGAGCCTCCAGAAGAATTACAATCTTCTGAGTCAACAGTTCTAGGACAGAAAACTCTGCAACCAATTGTGTCATCTCCAACTACAAACCATCAACTTGATAACACAATTAGAATGTCCGAATTAAACAAAACCCAGTATCAAAAACTGAGCGATAACAATTACAGAATAACTCAAAATCACACAGCCTTCCTCCAAGCCAGAAAAGATTTTAGTAAACAGATGAGCGAAATCATTCAATTACAGCTAGTTTGTGCCGAAAACTTATTGAATGAAGAGTCATAA
- a CDS encoding PfaD family polyunsaturated fatty acid/polyketide biosynthesis protein, translating into MIPVDTLPDQHNNSLKFPTNPHSQNLTWKGPLDSISFQESAIKNKLLTLDKPCYILKIADKIGVTNEGYLCPPENKTTTQPELLTFIPPINLQQLGDSNFLAAHGVKYAYVTGAMAGGIASEEMVIALGKAKILSSFGAGGLPPERLETAIKRIQSALPHGPYAFNLIHSPNDMAIERRAVNLYLKYQVRTVEASAFLDLTPNIVYYRVAGLSLNDANQIEIKNKVIAKVSRREVASKFLQPAPAKILKELLEQGLITDLQAKLATKVPMADDITVEADSGGHTDNRPLVCLLPSIISLRNEIQEQFHYEQPIRIGVAGGIATPESALAAFMMGAAYIMTGSINQSCVESGACDYTKKLLAQAEMADMIMAPAADMFEMGVKLQVLKRGTMFPMRAQKLYELYRNYNSIEEIPLAEREKLEKQIFRKTLAEVWEGTASYLSQKNPEKLGKAVNNPKLKMALIFRWYLGLSSRWSSSGEKGREVDYQIWCGPAMGSFNDWVRGSYLAEPNNRRVVDVAHHIITGAAFLYRIQSLKIQGMQIPDDYSQYCPDFPQLLEM; encoded by the coding sequence GTGATTCCCGTAGACACACTACCAGATCAACACAATAATAGCCTAAAATTTCCCACCAATCCCCACAGTCAAAACCTCACCTGGAAAGGTCCATTAGATAGTATATCCTTCCAGGAATCAGCCATCAAAAACAAACTATTAACATTAGATAAACCCTGCTACATCCTCAAAATTGCCGACAAAATCGGGGTCACAAACGAAGGCTACTTATGCCCTCCTGAAAACAAAACCACAACACAACCAGAACTCCTCACTTTTATTCCCCCAATCAATTTACAACAATTAGGAGACTCAAACTTCCTAGCTGCTCATGGCGTAAAATATGCCTATGTGACTGGTGCAATGGCTGGCGGAATAGCCTCCGAAGAAATGGTTATTGCATTAGGAAAAGCCAAAATATTGAGTTCATTTGGTGCAGGTGGCTTACCTCCAGAACGTTTAGAAACAGCCATTAAACGCATTCAATCAGCTTTACCTCATGGCCCCTACGCTTTCAATTTAATTCACAGCCCTAACGACATGGCAATTGAACGCCGTGCGGTGAACTTATACCTCAAATATCAAGTCAGAACCGTAGAAGCTTCAGCATTTTTAGATTTAACCCCCAACATAGTTTATTACCGTGTTGCCGGACTAAGTTTAAATGATGCCAATCAAATTGAAATCAAAAATAAAGTCATTGCCAAAGTTTCTCGACGAGAAGTAGCTAGTAAATTTCTCCAACCAGCACCAGCCAAAATACTTAAAGAACTGCTGGAACAAGGATTAATTACTGATTTACAAGCCAAACTTGCCACTAAAGTACCGATGGCTGATGATATCACCGTCGAAGCTGATTCTGGCGGACATACAGATAATCGTCCTTTAGTCTGTTTATTGCCTTCTATTATTAGTTTGCGGAATGAAATCCAAGAACAATTTCATTACGAACAACCAATTAGAATTGGAGTAGCTGGCGGAATTGCCACACCAGAATCAGCCTTAGCAGCTTTTATGATGGGTGCTGCTTATATCATGACTGGCTCAATTAATCAGTCCTGCGTTGAATCTGGAGCTTGTGATTATACCAAAAAATTACTAGCTCAAGCTGAAATGGCGGATATGATTATGGCTCCAGCCGCCGATATGTTTGAAATGGGCGTGAAACTGCAAGTCCTCAAACGTGGCACAATGTTTCCCATGCGAGCGCAAAAGTTGTATGAATTGTACCGCAACTATAACTCAATTGAAGAAATTCCCCTAGCAGAAAGAGAGAAATTAGAAAAGCAAATTTTTCGCAAAACTCTGGCTGAAGTATGGGAAGGAACAGCAAGTTATTTATCCCAGAAAAATCCTGAAAAACTAGGCAAAGCAGTTAATAATCCGAAGCTGAAAATGGCGTTAATTTTTCGCTGGTATTTAGGATTATCTTCCCGTTGGTCTAGTTCGGGTGAAAAAGGTAGAGAAGTTGATTATCAAATTTGGTGTGGCCCAGCAATGGGTAGTTTTAATGATTGGGTGCGAGGTTCTTATTTAGCTGAACCAAATAATCGTCGGGTAGTTGATGTTGCTCATCACATCATAACTGGAGCCGCATTTTTATATCGCATTCAAAGCTTGAAAATTCAAGGAATGCAAATCCCCGATGATTACAGTCAATATTGCCCAGATTTTCCTCAATTATTGGAGATGTAA
- a CDS encoding TOBE-like domain-containing protein codes for MGIVVENVSKNFGSFQAVDQVNLEIKSGSLVALLGPSGSGKSTLLRLIAGLEMPDSGKILLTGKDATHQSVQERNIGFVFQHYALFKHLNVRQNIAFGLEIRKAPAKKIKGRVDQLLELVQLSGLGDRYPSQLSGGQRQRVALARALAVEPNVLLLDEPFGALDAKVRKDLRAWLRRLHDEVHVTTVFVTHDQEEAMEVSDEVVVMNKGRVEQVGTPAQIYDNPATAFVMSFIGPVNVLSNTSKIFQSSDFDSPNSQVFLRPQDVVIERQANGTTAAATVTRLIHLGWEIQIELTLDDGQVVAAHLTRDRFNELQLEPQDRVYVKPKDARSFPLYYSI; via the coding sequence GTGGGCATAGTAGTTGAGAATGTATCTAAAAATTTCGGAAGCTTTCAAGCCGTTGATCAGGTGAATCTCGAAATCAAGAGTGGTTCACTGGTGGCTTTATTGGGGCCATCAGGATCTGGTAAATCCACTTTGCTGCGGTTAATTGCCGGCTTGGAAATGCCAGATAGCGGCAAAATCTTGCTGACTGGTAAGGATGCTACACATCAAAGTGTCCAAGAGCGAAATATTGGATTTGTGTTTCAGCACTATGCCTTGTTTAAGCATCTAAATGTGCGACAGAATATTGCTTTTGGTTTAGAAATTCGCAAAGCACCAGCGAAGAAGATTAAGGGGCGGGTAGATCAGTTATTAGAGTTAGTCCAATTGAGTGGATTAGGCGATCGCTATCCGTCACAACTTTCCGGTGGTCAAAGACAACGAGTAGCATTAGCCAGGGCGCTGGCTGTAGAACCTAACGTACTATTACTTGATGAACCATTTGGCGCACTGGATGCCAAAGTCCGTAAAGATTTACGAGCATGGTTACGCCGCCTCCATGATGAAGTCCATGTTACCACTGTTTTCGTCACCCACGACCAAGAAGAAGCTATGGAAGTTTCCGATGAAGTTGTGGTGATGAATAAAGGGCGTGTAGAACAGGTAGGAACACCAGCACAAATTTATGACAATCCAGCTACAGCATTTGTCATGAGCTTCATTGGCCCGGTAAATGTCTTATCCAATACCTCCAAGATTTTTCAGAGCAGTGACTTTGATTCGCCAAATAGCCAAGTATTTTTACGACCGCAAGATGTAGTGATTGAAAGACAGGCTAATGGTACCACCGCAGCAGCTACAGTCACGCGGTTGATACATTTGGGTTGGGAAATTCAGATAGAATTAACGTTGGATGATGGGCAAGTGGTAGCAGCGCATTTAACACGCGATCGCTTTAACGAGTTACAGTTAGAACCACAGGATCGGGTGTATGTGAAGCCCAAGGATGCCAGGTCTTTTCCCCTGTATTATTCAATTTAA
- a CDS encoding thioester reductase domain-containing protein, giving the protein MTFKQAYSAADIQAWLVTNLAELIGVETDEIDISENLETYGLDSAQAMTLVGKLEKLLGFQPSPVLLWHYPNIDALSQRLAEELQEGLEVKDGQVNTSVVNLADEVVLDPTIHPSHAVSVFTGEPKHIFLTGGSGFLGAFMIRELLQETDADIYCLVRADNAAEGKSKLQKNLEQYAIWDEKFNSRIIAIVGDLAQPLLGIPSEQFHILASNIDTIYHSAALLNYVYPYSALKTANVLGTQEILRLACQTKVKPVHYVSSIAVFESTAYAGHLVEEQDDFNHWEGIYLGYSQTKWVAEKLVKVARDRGLPVTIHRPPLISGDSKTGICNTHDFINLMTKGCLQMGSFPDVDYMLDMSPVDYVSKAVVYLSRQKQSIGKAFHLQHPQPISLKDLVEWVRSFGYPVEMIPYEQWQSELINNVSSVENPLYTLRPFLLERWSDEQLTIPDLYLQARRPTISCQETLKALAGSSIVCPPIDSQLLMTYTSYLIQTGFLTLA; this is encoded by the coding sequence ATGACTTTTAAACAAGCTTATAGTGCAGCCGACATTCAAGCATGGTTGGTGACTAATTTGGCTGAATTAATTGGGGTAGAAACTGATGAGATAGACATCAGCGAGAATTTAGAAACCTATGGTTTAGATTCCGCGCAAGCCATGACTTTGGTAGGCAAATTAGAAAAATTGTTGGGATTTCAACCATCACCTGTTCTGCTATGGCACTACCCTAATATTGATGCTCTTTCACAGCGTTTAGCTGAAGAATTACAAGAAGGTTTAGAGGTTAAAGACGGTCAAGTTAACACTTCAGTTGTAAATTTGGCAGATGAAGTTGTCCTTGACCCCACTATTCATCCTAGTCATGCAGTGAGTGTGTTTACGGGTGAACCAAAGCATATCTTTTTAACCGGGGGAAGTGGCTTTTTAGGCGCTTTTATGATCCGGGAACTACTACAAGAAACCGATGCGGATATATATTGCTTAGTCCGGGCTGATAATGCCGCAGAAGGCAAAAGCAAACTGCAAAAGAATTTAGAACAGTATGCAATTTGGGATGAGAAATTTAATTCTCGAATTATTGCTATTGTTGGTGATTTAGCTCAACCACTTTTGGGTATTCCCTCTGAGCAGTTCCACATCTTAGCTAGCAATATAGATACCATTTATCACAGTGCGGCTTTGCTGAATTATGTTTATCCTTATTCAGCACTAAAAACAGCTAATGTTTTAGGAACTCAAGAAATTTTGAGATTAGCTTGTCAGACTAAAGTCAAGCCTGTGCATTATGTTTCCAGTATTGCTGTTTTTGAATCGACTGCTTATGCTGGTCATCTCGTAGAAGAACAGGATGATTTTAATCATTGGGAAGGTATTTATCTTGGTTATTCTCAGACTAAATGGGTGGCAGAAAAGTTAGTCAAGGTTGCTCGTGATCGAGGTTTACCTGTAACTATCCACAGACCGCCATTAATCTCAGGAGATAGCAAAACAGGTATTTGTAATACCCATGATTTTATCAATTTGATGACCAAAGGCTGTCTACAAATGGGAAGTTTCCCTGATGTAGATTATATGTTAGATATGTCGCCGGTGGATTATGTAAGTAAAGCCGTTGTTTACCTATCTAGACAAAAACAATCCATTGGGAAAGCATTCCATTTACAACATCCTCAACCCATTTCTTTGAAAGATTTAGTTGAATGGGTGCGGTCTTTTGGTTATCCGGTGGAGATGATTCCCTACGAACAATGGCAATCAGAGTTAATCAATAATGTCTCTTCTGTTGAGAATCCTTTATACACCCTGCGTCCTTTTTTACTAGAGCGTTGGTCTGATGAACAATTAACTATTCCAGATTTGTATCTGCAAGCTAGACGACCAACTATTAGCTGTCAGGAAACTCTGAAAGCTCTCGCAGGTAGTTCTATTGTTTGTCCACCAATTGATTCCCAATTACTCATGACTTACACTTCCTACTTAATTCAGACTGGCTTTTTGACTCTTGCCTAG
- a CDS encoding SDR family NAD(P)-dependent oxidoreductase, producing the protein MNTTNQVQYKQTALITGAAGGIGYELAHIFASHNYNLVLVDRIGIKLEEIALKFQAEFGNLVTTIVKDLSISTSPQEIFTELQAANITVDVLVNNAGFGIYGLFNETDLAAELEMLQLNVVCLTHLTKLFLKDMVKQGQGKILNVSSAAAFQPGPLMAVYFATKGYILSFSEAIANELEGTGVTVTVLCPGSTASAFHERTGMADSKLLKGKRMMDAATVAKIGYAGLMKGQTIVIPGLINQILAKSVSFTPRKLVTKIVRNMQEDK; encoded by the coding sequence ATGAACACAACAAACCAGGTTCAGTACAAACAAACCGCTCTTATTACTGGGGCGGCGGGTGGAATTGGCTACGAACTAGCACATATTTTTGCTTCTCATAATTACAATTTGGTATTAGTAGACCGAATTGGGATCAAGCTTGAAGAAATTGCGCTAAAATTTCAAGCAGAATTTGGCAATTTGGTGACAACTATTGTCAAGGATTTGTCTATATCCACATCTCCGCAAGAAATTTTTACGGAGTTGCAAGCAGCAAACATTACGGTTGATGTGCTGGTGAATAATGCTGGATTTGGTATTTACGGATTATTTAATGAAACAGACCTCGCGGCTGAATTGGAAATGCTCCAACTAAATGTGGTGTGTCTCACCCATTTAACTAAGCTCTTCCTGAAGGATATGGTCAAGCAAGGTCAGGGCAAAATATTAAACGTTTCTTCGGCTGCGGCTTTTCAACCAGGCCCGTTGATGGCAGTCTATTTTGCTACTAAGGGTTATATCTTATCATTTTCAGAAGCGATCGCTAATGAATTAGAAGGTACAGGTGTGACAGTGACGGTGCTTTGTCCAGGCTCAACCGCATCTGCCTTTCATGAACGCACCGGGATGGCAGACTCGAAACTGCTCAAGGGTAAAAGGATGATGGATGCCGCAACAGTTGCTAAAATTGGCTATGCGGGTTTAATGAAAGGTCAAACCATTGTCATTCCTGGTCTAATCAATCAAATCCTGGCAAAAAGCGTCAGTTTTACACCCAGAAAGCTAGTAACCAAAATTGTCAGAAATATGCAAGAAGATAAATAA
- the hetI gene encoding 4'-phosphopantetheinyl transferase HetI has translation MTALNHLWLPVPTNLTLLANDVHIWRIHLDVPEAQRQNLLFTLSSDEVSRANRFHFPEHRQRFIAGRGILRNILGSYLGIEPQQVMFDYQERGKPVLAATLAHSGLWFNLSHSQGLALCAVNYHGQIGIDLECIRPMSDVEALAKRFFLPREYALMRSLSPQQQQEIFFRYWTCKEAYLKATGEGLAQLEQIEILLNCTEPAQLKTSEDWSLFELTPAQDYLAAVVVAGSGYHLKCWQY, from the coding sequence ATGACAGCTCTTAATCATTTGTGGCTACCTGTACCGACCAATTTGACTTTATTAGCAAATGATGTCCATATCTGGCGCATTCACCTTGATGTCCCAGAAGCACAGCGACAAAATTTGCTCTTCACTCTCTCCAGTGACGAAGTTTCTCGTGCTAACCGATTCCATTTTCCGGAGCATCGCCAGCGTTTTATTGCGGGTCGTGGTATCCTGCGGAATATATTGGGCAGCTACTTGGGTATTGAGCCGCAACAAGTAATGTTTGATTATCAAGAGCGTGGCAAACCAGTATTAGCGGCTACTTTAGCTCACAGTGGCTTATGGTTTAATTTGTCTCATTCCCAGGGGTTAGCTCTGTGTGCGGTGAATTATCACGGTCAAATCGGCATAGATTTAGAGTGTATTCGCCCCATGTCTGATGTGGAAGCCCTGGCCAAAAGGTTTTTTTTACCGAGAGAATATGCTTTAATGCGATCGCTATCTCCTCAGCAACAGCAAGAAATATTTTTTCGTTATTGGACTTGTAAGGAAGCGTATTTAAAAGCAACTGGAGAAGGACTAGCTCAGTTAGAACAAATTGAAATCCTACTCAATTGCACAGAACCCGCCCAGTTAAAGACATCTGAAGATTGGAGTCTCTTCGAGCTAACACCGGCTCAGGATTATCTTGCTGCGGTGGTTGTGGCAGGTTCTGGTTATCATTTAAAGTGTTGGCAATACTGA